The Musa acuminata AAA Group cultivar baxijiao chromosome BXJ2-2, Cavendish_Baxijiao_AAA, whole genome shotgun sequence genome has a segment encoding these proteins:
- the LOC135605377 gene encoding uncharacterized protein LOC135605377: MAMRANLRRLWHGSQATHSSLESKGKSAPASKHSPIKLAVAALVAILVIVFFISNSATFSWSEQGVHAESLKTQPSKAQAVPVTQPSKAQAVPVTQPSKAQAMPITLTCSNQTSPICKRSSNLVSALSLTTPHQSPTCPAYFRWIHEDLRPWKSTGITKEMVEGAQKLATFRLVVLDGRVYVEEYFGQSMTRNVFTLWGILQLVNRYPGRVPDLDLMFNCMDQPSVRSAEYSSSTLPPVFHYCKDDQTSDILFPDWSFWGWPETNIKPWVPLMNDMKAANEEVKWIDREPFAFWKGNPTMGSNRQELLKCNVTNEQDWNARIYTQDWNREEKQGFQQSNLAKQCSHRYRIYVDGFAWSVSQKYIMACNSPTLFVKTRWYEFFQRGLVPGHHYWPIPENNKCRAIKFAVDWGNQHQEEAQAMGKASSNFLTEEVKMDYVYDYMLHVLTEYAKLLRYKPTVPEKATEFCLESMACTAQDNVKRFLLESMEKSTHVSEPCTLPPPFTPLELQQLSQKTADAVKQVEMWEQKAWVEQGNEL; this comes from the exons ATGGCGATGAGGGCAAACCTGCGCAGATTGTGGCATGGGTCGCAAGCGACGCACTCATCGTTGGAGAGCAAAGGGAAGAGCGCCCCGGCCTCGAAGCATTCCCCTATTAAGCTTGCAGTTGCCGCTTTGGTTGCCATCCTTGTTATCGTTTTCTTCATCTCTAACAGCGCA ACCTTCAGTTGGAGTGAACAAGGAGTCCATGCAGAGTCTCTCAAAACGCAGCCCTCCAAAGCACAAGCAGTGCCCGTTACACAGCCCTCCAAAGCACAAGCAGTGCCAGTTACACAGCCCTCCAAAGCACAAGCAATGCCTATTACCTTAACCTGTTCAAACCAAACATCACCCATCTGCAAAAGATCTTCCAATCTGGTCTCAGCTCTTTCCCTCACCACTCCCCATCAATCCCCTACCTGTCCTGCATACTTCCGGTGGATTCACGAGGACTTGCGTccttggaagtccaccggaatcACAAAAGAGATGGTTGAGGGTGCTCAAAAGTTAGCGACCTTCCGTTTGGTGGTGCTTGACGGTCGAGTTTATGTCGAGGAATACTTTGGACAATCCATGACGAGGAATGTGTTCACCCTCTGGGGCATCCTCCAGCTTGTTAATCGGTATCCTGGGCGTGTCCCTGACCTTGATCTCATGTTCAACTGCATGGACCAGCCGTCTGTTAGATCCGCTGAATATAGCTCTTCGACTCTGCCACCGGTATTCCACTACTGCAAGGATGATCAGACATCGGATATACTCTTCCCTGACTGGTCCTTCTGGGGTTG GCCTGAGACCAATATAAAGCCATGGGTGCCACTGATGAATGACATGAAAGCAGCAAATGAAGAGGTGAAGTGGATTGATAGGGAACCATTTGCATTTTGGAAGGGCAATCCAACGATGGGCAGCAACAGGCAGGAACTTCTGAAGTGCAATGTCACGAATGAACAGGACTGGAATGCTAGGATATATACGCAG GATTGGAATCGGGAAGAAAAGCAAGGGTTCCAGCAATCGAACCTGGCCAAGCAATGCAGCCATCG ATACAGGATATATGTGGACGGTTTCGCATGGTCAGTGAGCCAGAAGTACATCATGGCATGCAACTCGCCGACATTGTTTGTGAAGACTCGCTGGTACGAGTTCTTCCAAAGAGGTCTCGTGCCGGGACATCACTACTGGCCGATACCAGAGAACAACAAGTGCAGGGCTATCAAGTTTGCCGTCGACTGGGGTAATCAGCACCAGGAGGAG GCACAAGCCATGGGAAAGGCGAGCAGCAACTTTCTGACAGAAGAAGTGAAGATGGACTATGTATATGATTACATGCTGCATGTATTGACTGAATACGCGAAGCTTTTGAGGTACAAGCCTACTGTACCGGAGAAAGCCACCGAGTTCTGCTTGGAGTCCATGGCCTGCACTGCTCAGGATAACGTGAAGAGATTCTTGTTGGAATCAATGGAGAAATCAACTCATGTTTCAGAGCCATGCACATTGCCTCCACCCTTCACTCCGCTGGAGCTCCAACAGCTGAGTCAGAAGACGGCTGATGCTGTGAAGCAAGTGGAGATGTGGGAGCAAAAAGCTTGGGTAGAACAAGGGAACGAGTTGTAA
- the LOC103971535 gene encoding oxalate--CoA ligase isoform X2: MEGLTLTGVLRKAAGEFPSRRAISVPGRLDLSHERLHQLVDDAAARLAAAGVSPGDVIALAFPNTVELVIVFLAVIRARAVVAPLNSAYTEDEFVFYLSDLETKLLVTNAEGNAAAEAAAAQLGIPRAAASLRDASGTLELSLPDGATTADVAVTPLAGRVNDPSDVALFLHTSGTTSRPKGVPLTQLNLAASVKNIRSAYRLTESDSTVIVLPLFHVHGLVAALLSSLSAGASVALPAAGRFSASTFWADMRASGATWYTAVPTIHQILLDRHASRPEPVYPKLRFIRSCSASLAPVILEHLEAAFGAPVLEAYAMTEAAHQMASNPLPDDGPRKPGAVGRPTGLEMAILDEEGASRPPNVPGEVCIRGPNVTKGYKNNPEANKAAFAFGWFHTGDVGFLDADGYLHLVGRIKELINRGGEKISPIEVDAVLLDHPDIAQGVAFGVPDDKYGEEINCAVIPREGAEVDEAEVVRHCRKNLAAFKVPKRVFITDSLPKTATGKIQRRIVAEFFVPPAKAPRAGA; this comes from the exons ATGGAAGGACTCACTCTCACCGGAGTGCTGAGGAAGGCCGCCGGAGAGTTCCCCTCCCGGCGCGCCATCTCCGTCCCCGGCCGACTCGATCTCTCCCACGAACGCCTCCACCAACTCGTGGATGACGCCGCCGCCCGTCTTGCCGCGGCCGGCGTCAGCCCCGGCGACGTGATCGCCCTCGCTTTCCCCAACACCGTCGAG CTTGTGATCGTGTTTCTGGCGGTGATTCGCGCCCGGGCCGTGGTGGCGCCGCTCAACTCCGCTTACACCGAGGATGAGTTCGTGTTCTACCTCTCCGACTTGGAGACAAAGCTGCTGGTGACCAACGCCGAGGGCAACGCGGCCGCGGAGGCCGCCGCGGCCCAGCTTGGAATCCCCCGCGCCGCTGCATCACTTCGCGACGCGTCCGGTACGCTCGAACTCTCACTCCCAGATGGCGCGACGACGGCCGACGTTGCCGTCACCCCGCTCGCTGGGCGCGTTAACGACCCCTCTGACGTCGCGCTGTTCCTGCACACCTCCGGCACCACTAGCCGACCCAAGGGCGTCCCTCTGACCCAGCTCAACCTCGCGGCGTCTGTCAAGAATATCCGGTCAGCGTACCGGCTCACCGAGTCCGACTCGACCGTGATCGTTCTCCCCCTGTTCCACGTTCACGGCCTGGTGGCGGCACTTCTGTCCTCACTCTCCGCCGGCGCCTCCGTGGCCCTCCCAGCCGCCGGCCGCTTCTCGGCCTCCACCTTCTGGGCCGACATGCGTGCCTCCGGCGCCACGTGGTACACTGCGGTGCCCACCATCCACCAAATCCTCCTTGACCGCCACGCCAGCCGGCCCGAACCGGTCTACCCGAAGCTCCGCTTCATCCGGAGCTGCAGTGCCTCGCTGGCGCCGGTGATCCTGGAGCACCTCGAGGCGGCCTTCGGTGCGCCGGTGTTGGAGGCGTACGCGATGACAGAGGCGGCCCACCAGATGGCGTCAAACCCGCTCCCGGATGACGGGCCCCGGAAGCCGGGCGCCGTGGGGCGTCCGACTGGGCTGGAGATGGCGATCCTCGACGAGGAGGGCGCTAGCCGCCCGCCGAACGTGCCCGGGGAGGTGTGCATACGGGGCCCCAACGTGACCAAGGGCTACAAGAACAACCCAGAGGCTAACAAGGCGGCTTTCGCCTTCGGTTGGTTCCACACCGGCGACGTCGGCTTCCTCGACGCCGACGGCTACCTCCACCTCGTCGGCCGCATCAAGGAACTCATCAACCGCGGAG GCGAGAAGATATCGCCCATCGAAGTGGACGCGGTGCTATTGGACCACCCGGACATCGCGCAAGGGGTGGCGTTCGGCGTGCCGGACGACAAGTACGGAGAGGAG ATCAATTGCGCGGTGATACCGAGGGAAGGGGCGGAGGTGGACGAGGCAGAGGTGGTGAGACATTGCCGGAAGAACCTGGCTGCGTTCAAGGTGCCGAAGCGGGTGTTCATCACGGACTCGCTGCCGAAGACCGCCACCGGGAAGATCCAACGGCGGATCGTGGCCGAGTTCTTCGTGCCTCCGGCCAAGGCGCCAAGGGCCGGCGCTTAA
- the LOC103971535 gene encoding oxalate--CoA ligase isoform X1, protein MEGLTLTGVLRKAAGEFPSRRAISVPGRLDLSHERLHQLVDDAAARLAAAGVSPGDVIALAFPNTVELVIVFLAVIRARAVVAPLNSAYTEDEFVFYLSDLETKLLVTNAEGNAAAEAAAAQLGIPRAAASLRDASGTLELSLPDGATTADVAVTPLAGRVNDPSDVALFLHTSGTTSRPKGVPLTQLNLAASVKNIRSAYRLTESDSTVIVLPLFHVHGLVAALLSSLSAGASVALPAAGRFSASTFWADMRASGATWYTAVPTIHQILLDRHASRPEPVYPKLRFIRSCSASLAPVILEHLEAAFGAPVLEAYAMTEAAHQMASNPLPDDGPRKPGAVGRPTGLEMAILDEEGASRPPNVPGEVCIRGPNVTKGYKNNPEANKAAFAFGWFHTGDVGFLDADGYLHLVGRIKELINRGGTHPSPPIPIVPCIPLCNLSVLESLHLLLRREDIAHRSGRGAIGPPGHRARGGVRRAGRQVRRGDQLRGDTEGRGGGGRGRGGETLPEEPGCVQGAEAGVHHGLAAEDRHREDPTADRGRVLRASGQGAKGRRLKPSPITYGYQQP, encoded by the exons ATGGAAGGACTCACTCTCACCGGAGTGCTGAGGAAGGCCGCCGGAGAGTTCCCCTCCCGGCGCGCCATCTCCGTCCCCGGCCGACTCGATCTCTCCCACGAACGCCTCCACCAACTCGTGGATGACGCCGCCGCCCGTCTTGCCGCGGCCGGCGTCAGCCCCGGCGACGTGATCGCCCTCGCTTTCCCCAACACCGTCGAG CTTGTGATCGTGTTTCTGGCGGTGATTCGCGCCCGGGCCGTGGTGGCGCCGCTCAACTCCGCTTACACCGAGGATGAGTTCGTGTTCTACCTCTCCGACTTGGAGACAAAGCTGCTGGTGACCAACGCCGAGGGCAACGCGGCCGCGGAGGCCGCCGCGGCCCAGCTTGGAATCCCCCGCGCCGCTGCATCACTTCGCGACGCGTCCGGTACGCTCGAACTCTCACTCCCAGATGGCGCGACGACGGCCGACGTTGCCGTCACCCCGCTCGCTGGGCGCGTTAACGACCCCTCTGACGTCGCGCTGTTCCTGCACACCTCCGGCACCACTAGCCGACCCAAGGGCGTCCCTCTGACCCAGCTCAACCTCGCGGCGTCTGTCAAGAATATCCGGTCAGCGTACCGGCTCACCGAGTCCGACTCGACCGTGATCGTTCTCCCCCTGTTCCACGTTCACGGCCTGGTGGCGGCACTTCTGTCCTCACTCTCCGCCGGCGCCTCCGTGGCCCTCCCAGCCGCCGGCCGCTTCTCGGCCTCCACCTTCTGGGCCGACATGCGTGCCTCCGGCGCCACGTGGTACACTGCGGTGCCCACCATCCACCAAATCCTCCTTGACCGCCACGCCAGCCGGCCCGAACCGGTCTACCCGAAGCTCCGCTTCATCCGGAGCTGCAGTGCCTCGCTGGCGCCGGTGATCCTGGAGCACCTCGAGGCGGCCTTCGGTGCGCCGGTGTTGGAGGCGTACGCGATGACAGAGGCGGCCCACCAGATGGCGTCAAACCCGCTCCCGGATGACGGGCCCCGGAAGCCGGGCGCCGTGGGGCGTCCGACTGGGCTGGAGATGGCGATCCTCGACGAGGAGGGCGCTAGCCGCCCGCCGAACGTGCCCGGGGAGGTGTGCATACGGGGCCCCAACGTGACCAAGGGCTACAAGAACAACCCAGAGGCTAACAAGGCGGCTTTCGCCTTCGGTTGGTTCCACACCGGCGACGTCGGCTTCCTCGACGCCGACGGCTACCTCCACCTCGTCGGCCGCATCAAGGAACTCATCAACCGCGGAGGTACGCATCCATCTCCCCCAATTCCCATCGTACCCTGCATCCCGTTATGCAATCTCTCAGTCCTCGAATCCCTTCATCTTCTTCTCAGGCGAGAAGATATCGCCCATCGAAGTGGACGCGGTGCTATTGGACCACCCGGACATCGCGCAAGGGGTGGCGTTCGGCGTGCCGGACGACAAGTACGGAGAGGAG ATCAATTGCGCGGTGATACCGAGGGAAGGGGCGGAGGTGGACGAGGCAGAGGTGGTGAGACATTGCCGGAAGAACCTGGCTGCGTTCAAGGTGCCGAAGCGGGTGTTCATCACGGACTCGCTGCCGAAGACCGCCACCGGGAAGATCCAACGGCGGATCGTGGCCGAGTTCTTCGTGCCTCCGGCCAAGGCGCCAAGGGCCGGCGCTTAAAACCCTCGCCAATAACATACGGCTATCAACAACCATga